In Drosophila yakuba strain Tai18E2 chromosome X, Prin_Dyak_Tai18E2_2.1, whole genome shotgun sequence, a single genomic region encodes these proteins:
- the LOC6525185 gene encoding probable isocitrate dehydrogenase [NAD] subunit alpha, mitochondrial isoform X1 encodes MAARFIQKILNQLGLIAARDAPAATATPAVSQVNATPAASRSYSSGTKKVTLIPGDGIGPEISAAVQKIFTAANVPIEWEAVDVTPVRGPDGKFGIPQAAIDSVNTNKIGLKGPLMTPVGKGHRSLNLALRKEFNLYANVRPCRSLEGYKTLYDDVDVVTIRENTEGEYSGIEHEIVDGVVQSIKLITEEASKRVAEYAFQYAKNNNRKKVTVVHKANIMRMSDGLFLRCVRDMAQKFPEIQFEEKYLDTVCLNMVQNPGKYDVLVMPNLYGDILSDMCAGLVGGLGLTPSGNMGLNGALFESVHGTAPDIAGKDLANPTALLLSAVMMLRHMELNTYADKIERAAFETIKEGKYLTGDLGGRAKCSEFTNEICAKL; translated from the exons CTCAATCAACTGGGTTTGATTGCAGCGCGTGATGCTCCGGCGGCGACTGCGACGCCAGCAGTGAGCCAG GTCAACGCGACTCCAGCCGCCAGCCGGTCCTACTCCTCCGGCACCAAGAAAGTCACCCTCATCCCAGGCGATGGCATCGGACCCGAGATCTCCGCGGCCGTGCAGAAGATCTTCACCGCCGCCAATGTGCCCATCGAGTGGGAGGCCGTGGACGTGACCCCCGTTCGG GGTCCCGACGGAAAGTTCGGCATCCCACAGGCCGCCATTGACTCCGTGAACACGAACAAGATCGGCCTGAAGGGTCCTCTGATGACGCCCGTGGGCAAGGGCCATCGGTCGCTGAATCTGGCCCTGCGCAAGGAGTTCAACCTGTACGCCAACGTGCGTCCCTGCCGCAGTCTCGAGGGCTACAAGACGCTGTACGATGATGTGGACGTGGTCACCATCCGCGAGAACACCGAGGGCGAGTACTCTGGCATCGAGCACGAGATCGTTGACGGTGTCGTTCAGAGCATCAAGCTGATCACCGAGGAGGCCTCCAAGCGTGTGGCCGAGTACGCCTTCCAGTATGCCAAGAACAACAACCGCAAGAAGGTTACCGTGGTGCACAAGGCGAACATTAT GCGCATGTCTGACGGTCTCTTCCTGCGCTGTGTCCGCGACATGGCCCAGAAGTTCCCCGAAATTCAGTTCGAGGAGAAGTATCTGGATACGGTGTGCCTGAACATGGTCCAGAACCCCGGAAAATACGACGTGCTG GTCATGCCCAATCTGTATGGTGATATTTTGTCTGACATGTGCGCCGGTTTGGTGGGCGGCCTCGGTCTGACGCCCTCCGGCAACATGGGCCTGAACGGTGCCCTGTTCGAGTCCGTGCACGGAACCGCCCCCGATATTGCCGGCAAGGACCTGGCCAATCCCACTGCCCTGCTGCTGTCGGCAGTGATGATGCTGCGCCACATGGAGCTCAACACGTACGCCGATAAGATCGAGCGTGCCGCCTTCGAGACCATCAAGGAGGGCAAGTACCTCACCGGCGATCTGGGCGGCCGCGCCAAGTGCTCCGAGTTCACGAACGAGATCTGCGCCAAGCTGTAG
- the LOC6525185 gene encoding probable isocitrate dehydrogenase [NAD] subunit alpha, mitochondrial isoform X2: MAARFIQKIVNATPAASRSYSSGTKKVTLIPGDGIGPEISAAVQKIFTAANVPIEWEAVDVTPVRGPDGKFGIPQAAIDSVNTNKIGLKGPLMTPVGKGHRSLNLALRKEFNLYANVRPCRSLEGYKTLYDDVDVVTIRENTEGEYSGIEHEIVDGVVQSIKLITEEASKRVAEYAFQYAKNNNRKKVTVVHKANIMRMSDGLFLRCVRDMAQKFPEIQFEEKYLDTVCLNMVQNPGKYDVLVMPNLYGDILSDMCAGLVGGLGLTPSGNMGLNGALFESVHGTAPDIAGKDLANPTALLLSAVMMLRHMELNTYADKIERAAFETIKEGKYLTGDLGGRAKCSEFTNEICAKL; encoded by the exons GTCAACGCGACTCCAGCCGCCAGCCGGTCCTACTCCTCCGGCACCAAGAAAGTCACCCTCATCCCAGGCGATGGCATCGGACCCGAGATCTCCGCGGCCGTGCAGAAGATCTTCACCGCCGCCAATGTGCCCATCGAGTGGGAGGCCGTGGACGTGACCCCCGTTCGG GGTCCCGACGGAAAGTTCGGCATCCCACAGGCCGCCATTGACTCCGTGAACACGAACAAGATCGGCCTGAAGGGTCCTCTGATGACGCCCGTGGGCAAGGGCCATCGGTCGCTGAATCTGGCCCTGCGCAAGGAGTTCAACCTGTACGCCAACGTGCGTCCCTGCCGCAGTCTCGAGGGCTACAAGACGCTGTACGATGATGTGGACGTGGTCACCATCCGCGAGAACACCGAGGGCGAGTACTCTGGCATCGAGCACGAGATCGTTGACGGTGTCGTTCAGAGCATCAAGCTGATCACCGAGGAGGCCTCCAAGCGTGTGGCCGAGTACGCCTTCCAGTATGCCAAGAACAACAACCGCAAGAAGGTTACCGTGGTGCACAAGGCGAACATTAT GCGCATGTCTGACGGTCTCTTCCTGCGCTGTGTCCGCGACATGGCCCAGAAGTTCCCCGAAATTCAGTTCGAGGAGAAGTATCTGGATACGGTGTGCCTGAACATGGTCCAGAACCCCGGAAAATACGACGTGCTG GTCATGCCCAATCTGTATGGTGATATTTTGTCTGACATGTGCGCCGGTTTGGTGGGCGGCCTCGGTCTGACGCCCTCCGGCAACATGGGCCTGAACGGTGCCCTGTTCGAGTCCGTGCACGGAACCGCCCCCGATATTGCCGGCAAGGACCTGGCCAATCCCACTGCCCTGCTGCTGTCGGCAGTGATGATGCTGCGCCACATGGAGCTCAACACGTACGCCGATAAGATCGAGCGTGCCGCCTTCGAGACCATCAAGGAGGGCAAGTACCTCACCGGCGATCTGGGCGGCCGCGCCAAGTGCTCCGAGTTCACGAACGAGATCTGCGCCAAGCTGTAG